One window of the Chanodichthys erythropterus isolate Z2021 chromosome 2, ASM2448905v1, whole genome shotgun sequence genome contains the following:
- the smg9 gene encoding nonsense-mediated mRNA decay factor SMG9 isoform X2 produces MSESGHSQPGMYGQGRRRRRRRDRDPGPPGQNLSGPSRDRDYVPRERRDGSEEPTGPLLQKTPIILAKPPGERISSKSSAPASGAPSLEKPIMLIKTRDEGGKPGNTPDVPPSASGAGSVKLEREGQRPTQPVYQIQNRGMGSAASGGAVDPVIGQTKLLPPEKMKHSIKLVDDQMNWCDSAMEYLRDQTDMLVVGVIGLQGTGKSTIMSLLSANSPEEDQRAYVFRAQTQEIKERAGNQSSGIDFYITQERVIFLDTQPILSPSILDHLINNDRKLPPEYNLPHTYVEMQSLQITAFLFTVCHVVIVIQDWFTDINLYRFLQTAEMLKPSTPSASHDSTGSSGADDGSEYYPHIVFLQNKARREEFCPRNLKKMHMAVDKLMVHSHLKYKGLSRDYLEAEVNLFLLPMMENDGEDALTRAGSGPPLFSLLPGYRGHPSFSSLVSKFRSQILAMSRSQLSHTILTEKNWFHYAARIWDGVKKSSALSEYSRLLS; encoded by the exons ATGTCGGAGTCCGGTCACAGTCAGCCCGGTATGTACGGACAGGGAAGGAGGAGGAGGCGACGGCGAGACCGAGACCCAGGACCGCCGGGTCAAAACCTCTCCGGCCCCAGTCGTGATCGAGACTATGTTCCCCGTGAGCGCAGG GATGGGAGTGAGGAACCTACAGGACCTCTTCTACAGAAGACCCCCATTATTCTTGCTAAACCTCCTGGAGAGCGAATAAgt TCCAAATCAAGTGCTCCAGCGAGTGGAGCCCCGTCTTTGGAAAAGCCAATCATGCTCATTAAGACCAGAGATGAAGGGGGCAAACCTGGGAACACTCCTGATGTGCCTCCTTCAGCCTCAGGTGCAGGAAGTGTCAAACTTGAGAGGGAAGGTCAGCGGCCAACTCAACCTGTGTATCAGATCCAGAACAGAGGCATGGGCTCAGCTGCGTCCGGTGGAGCTGTGGATC CTGTGATTGGCCAGACTAAGCTCCTCCCCCCTGAGAAGATGAAGCACAGCATTAAGCTGGTGGATGACCAAATGAATTGGTGTGACAGCGCTATGGAG TATCTGCGAGACCAGACGGATATGTTGGTAGTGGGAGTTATTGGGCTACAAGGCACTGGCAAATCCACAATCATGTCTCTCCTGTCTGCTAACAGCCCTGAGGAGGACCAGAG GGCGTATGTATTCAGAGCTCAGACGCAGGAGATCAAGGAGAGAGCTGGGAACCAGAGCAGTGGAATTGATTTCTACATCACTCAGGAGAGGGTCATCTTTCTGGACACACAG CCGATTTTGAGCCCTTCTATTTTGGATCATCTTATTAACAATGACCGCAAGCTTCCGCCTGAATACAACCTTCCACATACATACGTGGAGATGCAG TCTCTGCAGATCACTGCCTTCCTCTTTACCGTATGTCACGTTGTGATTGTGATTCAGGACTGGTTCACTGATATCAACTTGTATAG GTTTCTGCAGACTGCTGAGATGCTGAAACCCTCGACTCCATCTGCCAGTCACGACAGCACAGGCTCCTCAGGGGCAGATGATGGCTCTGAGTATTACCCCCACATAG TTTTCTTGCAGAACAAAGCGAGGAGGGAGGAGTTCTGTCCACGAAACCTGAAGAAGATGCATATGGCAGTTGACAAGCTTATGGTCCATTCCCACCTAAAATATAAAG GACTGAGTCGAGACTACTTGGAGGCAGAAGTCAATCTTTTCCTCTTACCTATGATGGAGAATGATGGTGAAGATGCTTTGACAAGAGCAG GATCAGGCCCCCCTCTTTTCTCTCTGCTGCCTGGTTACAGAGGTCATCCCAGCTTTTCTTCACTGGTTTCTAAATTCCGCAGTCAGATCCTGGCTATGTCCCGCAGTCAGCTCTCACACACAATCCTCACTGAGAAAAACTG GTTTCACTATGCAGCTAGAATTTGGGATGGTGTGAAGAAGTCATCTGCACTCTCAGAGTATAGCCGGCTGCTGTCGTAG
- the negaly6 gene encoding neuromast-expressed gpi-anchored lymphocyte antigen 6, with protein MALSVLCILMSTLFYKVNALTCYQCIPETSTKCTEIKVECPMGQCGTMKTTSYKGNNKLADMVMKNCSVVQQCGTASVNFGITQIFMNNQCCGTNLCNNNQSEPEPPKRIPNGMDCYTCNGEDCSSALPCANDEDHCIKATVNTDGQTLIMKGCATISFCRGDLPTQIGQSSSSSVDLNCCEGHLCNSAQSVTPSRWFQLGLLMYAIIQMTF; from the exons ATGGCACTGTCTGTCCTCTGTATTCTCATGAGTACACTTTTCTACAAAG TAAATGCCTTAACCTGCTATCAGTGCATTCCTGAGACATCAACTAAATGCACTGAAATTAAAGTGGAGTGTCCCATGGGTCAGTGTGGGACCATGAAAACCACATCGTACAAAG GAAACAACAAATTGGCTGACATGGTTATGAAGAACTGCTCTGTAGTTCAACAATGCGGGACTGCCTCTGTAAACTTTGGAATTACTCAAATATTCATGAACAATCAGTGCTGCGGCACTAACCTGTGCAATAATAACCAAAGCGAACCAG AACCACCCAAACGTATCCCAAATGGAATGGATTGCTACACCTGCAATGGAGAAGACTGCTCATCAGCTTTACCTTGTGCTAATGATGAAGATCATTGTATCAAGGCTACAG TCAATACTGATGGACAGACGCTGATAATGAAAGGATGTGCAACCATAAGTTTCTGTAGGGGTGACCTGCCCACCCAGATCGGCCAGTCCAGTTCATCATCGGTGGACCTGAACTGCTGTGAAGGACATCTCTGTAACAGCGCTCAATCCGTCACTCCGAGCCGCTGGTTTCAGCTGGGGCTTCTGATGTATGCCATCATACAGATGACATTTTGA
- the smg9 gene encoding nonsense-mediated mRNA decay factor SMG9 isoform X1, with product MSESGHSQPGMYGQGRRRRRRRDRDPGPPGQNLSGPSRDRDYVPRERRDGSEEPTGPLLQKTPIILAKPPGERISSKSSAPASGAPSLEKPIMLIKTRDEGGKPGNTPDVPPSASGAGSVKLEREGQRPTQPVYQIQNRGMGSAASGGAVDPVIGQTKLLPPEKMKHSIKLVDDQMNWCDSAMEYLRDQTDMLVVGVIGLQGTGKSTIMSLLSANSPEEDQRAYVFRAQTQEIKERAGNQSSGIDFYITQERVIFLDTQPILSPSILDHLINNDRKLPPEYNLPHTYVEMQSLQITAFLFTVCHVVIVIQDWFTDINLYRFLQTAEMLKPSTPSASHDSTGSSGADDGSEYYPHIVFLQNKARREEFCPRNLKKMHMAVDKLMVHSHLKYKGTLSMLDCNIFPGLSRDYLEAEVNLFLLPMMENDGEDALTRAGSGPPLFSLLPGYRGHPSFSSLVSKFRSQILAMSRSQLSHTILTEKNWFHYAARIWDGVKKSSALSEYSRLLS from the exons ATGTCGGAGTCCGGTCACAGTCAGCCCGGTATGTACGGACAGGGAAGGAGGAGGAGGCGACGGCGAGACCGAGACCCAGGACCGCCGGGTCAAAACCTCTCCGGCCCCAGTCGTGATCGAGACTATGTTCCCCGTGAGCGCAGG GATGGGAGTGAGGAACCTACAGGACCTCTTCTACAGAAGACCCCCATTATTCTTGCTAAACCTCCTGGAGAGCGAATAAgt TCCAAATCAAGTGCTCCAGCGAGTGGAGCCCCGTCTTTGGAAAAGCCAATCATGCTCATTAAGACCAGAGATGAAGGGGGCAAACCTGGGAACACTCCTGATGTGCCTCCTTCAGCCTCAGGTGCAGGAAGTGTCAAACTTGAGAGGGAAGGTCAGCGGCCAACTCAACCTGTGTATCAGATCCAGAACAGAGGCATGGGCTCAGCTGCGTCCGGTGGAGCTGTGGATC CTGTGATTGGCCAGACTAAGCTCCTCCCCCCTGAGAAGATGAAGCACAGCATTAAGCTGGTGGATGACCAAATGAATTGGTGTGACAGCGCTATGGAG TATCTGCGAGACCAGACGGATATGTTGGTAGTGGGAGTTATTGGGCTACAAGGCACTGGCAAATCCACAATCATGTCTCTCCTGTCTGCTAACAGCCCTGAGGAGGACCAGAG GGCGTATGTATTCAGAGCTCAGACGCAGGAGATCAAGGAGAGAGCTGGGAACCAGAGCAGTGGAATTGATTTCTACATCACTCAGGAGAGGGTCATCTTTCTGGACACACAG CCGATTTTGAGCCCTTCTATTTTGGATCATCTTATTAACAATGACCGCAAGCTTCCGCCTGAATACAACCTTCCACATACATACGTGGAGATGCAG TCTCTGCAGATCACTGCCTTCCTCTTTACCGTATGTCACGTTGTGATTGTGATTCAGGACTGGTTCACTGATATCAACTTGTATAG GTTTCTGCAGACTGCTGAGATGCTGAAACCCTCGACTCCATCTGCCAGTCACGACAGCACAGGCTCCTCAGGGGCAGATGATGGCTCTGAGTATTACCCCCACATAG TTTTCTTGCAGAACAAAGCGAGGAGGGAGGAGTTCTGTCCACGAAACCTGAAGAAGATGCATATGGCAGTTGACAAGCTTATGGTCCATTCCCACCTAAAATATAAAG GCACATTATCCATGCTGGATTGTAACATATTCCCAGGACTGAGTCGAGACTACTTGGAGGCAGAAGTCAATCTTTTCCTCTTACCTATGATGGAGAATGATGGTGAAGATGCTTTGACAAGAGCAG GATCAGGCCCCCCTCTTTTCTCTCTGCTGCCTGGTTACAGAGGTCATCCCAGCTTTTCTTCACTGGTTTCTAAATTCCGCAGTCAGATCCTGGCTATGTCCCGCAGTCAGCTCTCACACACAATCCTCACTGAGAAAAACTG GTTTCACTATGCAGCTAGAATTTGGGATGGTGTGAAGAAGTCATCTGCACTCTCAGAGTATAGCCGGCTGCTGTCGTAG